From the Micromonospora echinofusca genome, the window CGTCAGGTCGGAGTCGGGTACGACGTCACGGGTCCGGAAGACGAGGAGGTCACCGGCGGCCGGCGGCCGCCCGACGCGGACGACGAGCCGGTCGCCGTCGCGCAGCGTCGGCGCCATGCTGTGCCCGCGTACGACCATCAGGCGCCAGCGGCGGCGCAGCCAACCGGTCATGACACCGCCAGCTGGTAGCCGCCGGCCTGGAGGCGGAACAGCCGCGCGTACTCGCCGTCGGCCGCCATCAGCTCGTCGTGCGCGCCCGACTCGACGACGCGTCCGGCGTCCAGCACGACGATGCGCTGCGCGTCACGCAGGGTGCTGAGCCGGTGGGAGATCAGCAACCCGGTGCGGCCGTGACGGATCCGGGCCAGCGACGCGTGCACGCGGGTCTCGGCGTCGGCGTCGAGCCCGGAGCTGGGCTCGTCCAGGATGAGCAGGTCGGCGTCGGCGCGCATCAGGGACCTGGCGAGCGCGACCCGTTGCCACTGCCCCCCGGAGAGCGTCACCCCCGGCTCGCCGTCCTGGTCGGCGAACGTACGGCTGAGCAAGGTGGCGTACCCATGGGGAAGGGCGCGGAGCCGGTCGTGGATCTCGGCACGCGCGGCGGCCTCCTCGACCTGCTCGGCCGTGTACGGCAGCCGGCCGATGCCGACGTTCTCCGCCGCGCTGAGGTCGTAGCACATGAAGTCCTGGAACACCGCGCCCATCCGCTGGCGCAACGCCTCGACCCGCAGCTCGCGCAGGTCCATGCCGTCCCAGGTGATGCGCCCACGGTCGGGGTCGTAGAACCGGCAGAGCAGCTTTACGAGGGTGCTCTTGCCGGCGCCGTTGAGGCCGACGAGCCCGATGGCCTGACCGGCGGGGATCGTGAGGTCGACGCCCCGCAGGACCCAGGGGCCACCCTCGTCGTAGCGGAACCACACGTCCTCGAACCTGATCCCGGTCCGCAGCGGCGGCGCCGGCAGGGTCCCGTCGGCCAGGTCGGCGGGACCGTCGAGGACGGCGACGTAGTGCCGGAACAGCCGGATGGCCGCGCCAGCCTCGCCGAGCTGCGCGGCGATGCCGGCCAGGCCGGCGTGCGCGGCGCCGAAGGCGGCCAGCAGGAGGGTGAGGTCGCCGAGGCTGAGGCGGCCGCGTACCGCGGCGTTCACGGCGATCACCGTCGCGGTGAGCGTCACGGCGGCGCCGGCCAGCGCCCAGCAGCTCTGCACCGTGGTGGCGTGCCGCGCGGCGGCCAGCTCGATCCGGCCGGCCGCCCGCAGGGTGCCCGTGAGCCGATCGCGGAAGAACCGGCCGAGCTGGTAGAGGCGTACCTCCCGGACGGCGCGCAGGTCGGTCAGGACGGCCTGGAACAGGAACCGGGCCCGGAACAGGCCAGCGCCGTCCTCCACGGCACGCGCCGCTCGCCGGGACAGCCGCAGTTGGATGAGGAACTCGGGGACCGCCACGGCGAGCAGGAGCAGGCCGGCCGGCGGCCAGAGCGACGCCAGGATCACGGCGAAGCCGCCGATGGTGACGACGCTCTGGGCCACGTCTACCGCGAACATGACGACCGCGTACGGCGCCTGGGTGGCGGCTTGCTGGGCCAGTGCGAGCCGATCGCGCATCGCCGGCTGCTCAAAGGGGCGCAGGCCGAGGAAGGCGTCCAGTTTCCGGTACAGCCGCACGTCGGCTGCGATGGCGATCGCGTTCTGCATCGCGGTGGTGAAGTAGCCGGACAGGCGGTTGGCGATCGCCGCCAGGGCTCCCAGGAGGGCGATCGCCACGGCGTACCAGGTGGCCGTTGACGGGCTGGCCGAGCGGCCCTTGCCGACCTCGTCGAACAGCAGCTTCGTGAACCAGGCGACGCCGAGCGGCGGCGCCGCGCCGACCACCACGAGGGCGACCATGGTGGTGAGCGCCTTCGGGTCGGCGCAGCCCAGCCGCAGGGCGGTTCGCAGCGTGGTCACGGTCAGGCCGGAACCGGGAGCTGGTGGCTGGACCCGACGACGACGCCGTCGACGACCGACAGCACGGCGGGGAAGCCCTTGACCTGGAACTTCCTCTCCGCGAGCAGTTCGGAGATCGTCGCCGTGTCGAAGCCGGCCAGGCGTGGCGCCATCGCCGCCGTTTCCTCGGGCGTGCCGATCATGAACACGAGGGTGTCGTGACGGAAGCGCTCGGCGTCGGCGGTGAGGGTGTCCAGGAGATCCTGACACGGCGGACAGGTCGGGGTCAGCATGACCACGGTGCGGCGGCCGGTGCTCAGGTCGGCGTACGGGAGGCCGGTGACCTCCAGTCCCGGGGCGGGCAGCACCTCGGGGACGGCCTCGCCGTCGTGGGCGTGGCCGGTCCCCACCTCGCGCAGCCGCCGGGCGAGGGCAAGGGTCAGGACGAGGTTGAGCGCGGCGACCGCGCCGACAAGGGCGATGGCGGCGTACGCGAAACCCGGCATGGGAACTCCTCGGCGAGTCAGCGGGGTGGGGGGCCGCGCCGGTCGGCACGGCCCCCGGGGAAAGCCAGGTCAGCAGGCGCCGACCTTCTTGACGTAGCAGAGCGTCCGCGTCGTCGAGGTCACGCAGGCGCCGTTGCAGTTGTAGTAGCCCTGGCGGTAACGGCGGAAGTAGTCGCCGCCCGAGCAGTAGCCGTCGGACGCGACGCACGCGCACTTCTGGCCGTGCTCCGGCACGCAGGCGCCGGCCTCCTCGCGGCCGAGCACCTTGCCGAGGACGACGTCGCCGACACGGGTGAGGACCCTGGTCATGGGCAGACCTCCTTTGTGGGTGGTTGCCCGCCACTGTGCCGGTCGCCGCTGCGCTCGCCCTGCGCTTCTACTGCGCGTGGGCTGCGCTCCGCCAGTCCGTCAGCCGTTCGCGCAGGTCGTCGGCGTACGCGGCGTCGAAGTGCTCGAAGATGCGCAGCGCCTCCTCGCCCAGCGCGGCCGCCCGATCGTGCCGTGCGAGGGTGGCGTGCGCCCGCGCCAGCAGGCTCAGCGAGTTCGCCAGCGGAAACGGCTGCCCGATGCCACGCAGCATCGCCACCGAGCCCTCCAGCTCGGCGACCGCCCGCTCGGCGTCGCCCTCCTCGAGGTGCACCTTGCCGAGGAGCCGGCGGGAGATCGCCTCACCCCACTCGTGGCGCAGCTCGCGGAACGCGCAGACCGTACGGGTCAGCAGCCGGCGCGCCGAGGCCCTGTCCCCGGCCGCGAGGTACGTCGCGGCCAGCGCCTGCTCGGCGGTGGTCACGCTCATCCGGTCACCGAGCCGGCCGGCGTCGGTCACCGCCTGCCGCAGGTGCTCCAGTGCCTGCGGCCACTGCTCGGCGTGCCGGTGTAGCAGGCCGATGCTCTCCCGTGCGAGCGCCGCACCCCACAGGTCGCCGCCGTCAGCCAGGAGCCGCAGGCCGGCCTCGCAGGCGGCGTAGGCGAACGGGGACATGTGCTGGTACTGCCCGTACTGCATGCCGAGGGTCAGCAGCACGTGCCCGTCGACCGGGCCGACCGGCCAGTGCGCGGCGCACGTGCGCACCATCAGCAGCAGTGCGGCGTCCGCCTCCCGCAGCCGGCCGAGCTGACGGCAGCACAACGAGTATCCGTGCAGCGCGACGAGCCGGTGCGCCACCAGTGGTCCTCGGCTGTCGCGGTGCGCCGCTCGCAGCAGCGGCACGGCTTCGGCGTACCGGTTGAGCATCCGGTAGGCCGCGCCCAGGTGCAGCCGCACCGACATCCGGGTCGGCGACGGCAGGTCGGCGTGGCGGTCGAGCACACCGCGCAGGCAGTCGACGAACTCGGGCAGGTGCTGGCTGCGCATCATCACGAAGTTGCCCATCGTGCAGGCCAGCCGCCCGGCCAGGTCGACGGCGTCCAGCCCCAGCAGGTCCCGCACCGCCGCGAGGAGGCTCTCCCGCTCCGCCTCGAACCACTCGACGGCGTCCCAGGCGTCGATCACGCCCGGCGCGTCCGCGACCGGCAGGGCCTTGCAGGGCAGCGAGGCGGCGGCGCGTCCGGCGTGCGCGTGCAGCCGCGCGTAGAAGGCGATCACCTGGTCGGCGTCGACGTCGGTACGCTCCCGCGCGTGCAGCCGGACCAGGTCGTGCATGCGTACCCGGCCGTCGGGGTCGGCGGTCAGCAGGTGGGCCCGGCACAGCTGCTCCAGCAGCGGCTCGGTGCTCTCGTCCGACATGCCGAAGCTGCGCAGCGACGTGCGGCTGAGCACGCCGAGCAGCCGCGCGGCGGGCGGCGCCATCCGCTCGAACCCGACGGTGAAGCTGGTGCGCACGTCGAGCCCGTCGAGCGACAGCTCGTCGAGGCGGCGCCGCTCGTCGCGCAGCCGGTCACGCAGCCGCGCCACGGTCATGGCCTCCCGCTCGGCCAGCCGTACCCCGGCGATGCGCAACGCCAGCGGCAGGCGACCGCAGAGCTCCACGACGTCGGTCGCCGCGGCGGCCTCCCGGTCGATCCGATCGGCGCCGGCCAGCCCGGCCAGCAGCTCCAGGCCGTCGTCGAGCGGCAGGACGTCGAGCGCGACCACCTCGGTGCCCGCCAGTCCGGGCAACGCCGCCGTACTGGTGACGAGGGCGGTGCTGCCGCCGGGCGGCAGCAGCGGGCGCACCTGCGCCGCGTCCGCCGCGCTGTCCAGCATCACCAGCATGGCCTGGTCGGCGAGGATGGACCGGTACAGCGCGGCGCGTTCCTCGGCCGCCGTCGGGATGGCCTCGCCGGCCACGCCGAGGGAGCGCAGGAAGGCGCCCAGCACCGCACCGGGCCGGGCCGGATCGACGGTGTTGCCGCGCAGGTCGGCGTACAGGCAGCCGGCGGAGAACCGGTGGCGGCTCGCGTGCGCCGCCCGCAGCGCCAGCGTGGTCTTGCCCGTCCCCGCCAGCCCGGTGACGACGACGACCTGGGCGGCCCCGGCCGGCGGGGTACGCCCCAGCAACGACAGCAGCAGCCCGAGTTCCTTGTCCCGTCCGACGAAGTCACCGGTGACGCCGGGCAGCTGGTGGGGCCGTACCCAGGCTCGCGGGGACGTCTCCTGCTCGCTGCCGAGGATCTCCCGGTGCAGCTGCCGCAGTTGCGGCCCCGGGTCGATGCCGTGCTCCTCGGCGAGGATCCGGACGCCGTCCCGGTACACGGCTAGCGCCTCCGCCTGCCGGCCGCTGCGGTGCAGGGCCACCATGAGCTGACCGCGCAGCCGCTCCCGCAGGGGCCGGTCACGCACCAGCGTGGTCAGCTCCGGCACGACCTCCCGGTGCAGTCCGAGCGACAGCAGCGCCTCGACGCGCAGCTCGATCGCGTGCTCGCGCAGCTCGCGGAGCCGGTCGCGCTCGACGTCGACCAGCGTCGCACCGACGTCGACGAACGCGTCGTCGCGCCAGCGGGCCAGCGCCTGGTCCAGCAGCGTCACGGCGCGGCGGGCGTCGGTGGTGGCGGTGGCGGTCTGCACGGCGGCGGCGAACTCCGCCGCGTCCACGATCACCGCGGCGTTCAGCTGGTAGCCGGGTGACCTGGTGAGGATCAGCTCCGGCGTCGCGTTGCGCCGGACCGAGGCGACGATCGCCTGGACGCGGTTGCGTGCTCCCGCGGGCGGACGATCGGGCCACAGTCCGTCGATCAGGCGCTCGACGGAGACGATGCGCGCACGCTGGGCCGCCAGGCTCGCGACGAACGCCCGCTCCAGCGGGGCGAGCGGCACAGCGGTCCCGTCGACGCTCAACTCGACCCGTCCGAGGACGGCGATCCGATACCCGCGCACCGCGCAAAGCTAGCGCGCGGGCCGACCGGTCGTGCTCGGGGCGTTCCGGGAGGCCGGTGCCAGCACGGATCGCGGCGGATCCGGACACGAATGTCGAGGTCACCGGACGACGACGGTCCGGCTCGGGCACGATGGGCTGGTCGGAGCGGAAGGAGGACGGGATGCAGGCCATCCAGAAGGTCCGCCATCGACGGGCCGACGTCGACGGGCTGGAGGTGTTCTTCCGCGAGGCCGGGCGCCCCGACCAGCCGGCGGTACTGCTGCTGCACGGCTTCCCCAGCTCGTCGCACACGTTCCGCGAGGTCATGCCCACACTCGCCGACGTCGCGCACGTGATCGCGCCGGACCTGCCCGGCTTCGGGATGTCGTCGTCGCCGACCGTCGACACCTACGACTACACGTTCGAGAACCTCTCCCGCACGATCGGGAACCTTCTCGACCAGCTCGGGATCGAGCGGTTCTTCGTCTACCTGCACGACTTCGGCGCGCCGGTGGGATACCACCTGGCCACCCGCGCCCCGACCCGCATCCACGGCCTCATCGTCCAGAGTGGCAACGCGCACGACGACGGCCTCGGCGGGCAGTGGGACAGCGCCAGGGCCTACTGGGCCGACCCGACCGACACCAAGCGCGCCGAACTGCCGGACTGGTTGAACTTCGAAGGCACCCGCGAGCAGTACCTGGCCGGGCTGCCCGAACACCTGCGCACCCTGCACGCCCCCGAATCGTGGCACCTCGACTGGGAACGCATGAGCCGACCCGGCAACGTCGACGCGCAGTTCGCGCTGTTCACCGACTACGCCAACCACGTCGCCCGCTTCGACGAGCTCGCCGCATACCACCGCGCCCACCAGCCACCAGCGCTCGTACTGTGGGGACGGCACGACGCGTACTTCGACGTCGACGAGGTCCTCGCCTACCACCGCGTCCTCGACCGCATGGACGCACACATCTACGACGGCGGCCACCTGCTGTTGGAGACGCACGCGGCGGAGTGCGCGCAGCTCATGCGAGCGTTCGTACTCGACAACACGTGAGCCGTTGGCGCACCGGTCCACGGGCTGCCGTCGGGCGCTGGGGCCGGGCCGGCGGATCAGCGTTGCGGAGAGCGTAACAACCTGGTTACCCTTTCGGCGTGGACGAGGTGGCGGCAGCGATCGCCGATCCGGTGCGGCGGGAGATCCTGCTGATGCTGCGCGACGAGCCGCTCTCGGCCGGCCAGATCGCCGACCGGTTCGTGATCAGCCGGCCGGCCGTCAGCCGTCACCTGCGCGTGTTACGCGAGGCCGGCCTGGTGCGCGACACGGCCGACGGCCGCAGGCGGGTCTACGCACTGGTCACCGCGCCGCTCGACGAGCTGGCCGGGTGGCTGGGACGACTGACCCGCCCGTCCGGCTGGCAGCACCGCCTCGACGCGCTGGAGACCGAGGTCCACCGCACCCGCCGCGAGCGGCAGACGGCCGCCGGGCGGCACCCAGCCCAGAAGGAGACCGCATGAGCCCGACACCCACCGGCCGACTGGTCGGCGACGACCTCGTACTGACCCGCACCTTCCGCGCTCCCGTGGCCGACGTCTGGGCCAGCCTCACCGATCCGGCGCGCACGGCACGCTGGTTCGGCCCGTGGCAGGGCGACGCCGCGCCGGGACGCACGATCAAGGTCCAGATGGCGTACGAGGAGGGCACGCCCTGGATGGACATGACCATCGACGCGTGCGACCCGCCGCGCCGGCTGGCGGTCTCCGCGGTGGACGAGCACGGCAGCTGGCACCTGGACATGACGCTGGTCGAGAGCGCGGGCGTGACCGAGCTTCGGTTCACGCAGCACCTGACCGGCACGGAGGGCGTCGGCGAGGTCGGACCGGGCTGGGAGTACTACCTGGACGCCCTGGCAGCCTCGCACGACGGCCAGCCGGCACCGGACTTCGACGACTACTACCCCGCCATGAAGGAGCACTTCGAAGCGCAGCGGTAGCGGGATCAAGCGGTGTGACCAGGACGTCGATCCGAAGGGGGCACGGTGGGGCGCAGAGCGATCATCTTCCACGGGACCGGGGGCAACCCGGACATCTGCTGGTATCCCTGGCTGGCAGGGCGGCTCGCGGCCCGGGGATACGCCGTCGAGGTGCC encodes:
- a CDS encoding S24/S26 family peptidase, producing the protein MTGWLRRRWRLMVVRGHSMAPTLRDGDRLVVRVGRPPAAGDLLVFRTRDVVPDSDLTWMVKRVHRVEPDGAVTVRGDNPHSQDSRHFGAVPREAILGVARGRR
- a CDS encoding ABC transporter ATP-binding protein, giving the protein MTTLRTALRLGCADPKALTTMVALVVVGAAPPLGVAWFTKLLFDEVGKGRSASPSTATWYAVAIALLGALAAIANRLSGYFTTAMQNAIAIAADVRLYRKLDAFLGLRPFEQPAMRDRLALAQQAATQAPYAVVMFAVDVAQSVVTIGGFAVILASLWPPAGLLLLAVAVPEFLIQLRLSRRAARAVEDGAGLFRARFLFQAVLTDLRAVREVRLYQLGRFFRDRLTGTLRAAGRIELAAARHATTVQSCWALAGAAVTLTATVIAVNAAVRGRLSLGDLTLLLAAFGAAHAGLAGIAAQLGEAGAAIRLFRHYVAVLDGPADLADGTLPAPPLRTGIRFEDVWFRYDEGGPWVLRGVDLTIPAGQAIGLVGLNGAGKSTLVKLLCRFYDPDRGRITWDGMDLRELRVEALRQRMGAVFQDFMCYDLSAAENVGIGRLPYTAEQVEEAAARAEIHDRLRALPHGYATLLSRTFADQDGEPGVTLSGGQWQRVALARSLMRADADLLILDEPSSGLDADAETRVHASLARIRHGRTGLLISHRLSTLRDAQRIVVLDAGRVVESGAHDELMAADGEYARLFRLQAGGYQLAVS
- a CDS encoding AfsR/SARP family transcriptional regulator, with protein sequence MRGYRIAVLGRVELSVDGTAVPLAPLERAFVASLAAQRARIVSVERLIDGLWPDRPPAGARNRVQAIVASVRRNATPELILTRSPGYQLNAAVIVDAAEFAAAVQTATATTDARRAVTLLDQALARWRDDAFVDVGATLVDVERDRLRELREHAIELRVEALLSLGLHREVVPELTTLVRDRPLRERLRGQLMVALHRSGRQAEALAVYRDGVRILAEEHGIDPGPQLRQLHREILGSEQETSPRAWVRPHQLPGVTGDFVGRDKELGLLLSLLGRTPPAGAAQVVVVTGLAGTGKTTLALRAAHASRHRFSAGCLYADLRGNTVDPARPGAVLGAFLRSLGVAGEAIPTAAEERAALYRSILADQAMLVMLDSAADAAQVRPLLPPGGSTALVTSTAALPGLAGTEVVALDVLPLDDGLELLAGLAGADRIDREAAAATDVVELCGRLPLALRIAGVRLAEREAMTVARLRDRLRDERRRLDELSLDGLDVRTSFTVGFERMAPPAARLLGVLSRTSLRSFGMSDESTEPLLEQLCRAHLLTADPDGRVRMHDLVRLHARERTDVDADQVIAFYARLHAHAGRAAASLPCKALPVADAPGVIDAWDAVEWFEAERESLLAAVRDLLGLDAVDLAGRLACTMGNFVMMRSQHLPEFVDCLRGVLDRHADLPSPTRMSVRLHLGAAYRMLNRYAEAVPLLRAAHRDSRGPLVAHRLVALHGYSLCCRQLGRLREADAALLLMVRTCAAHWPVGPVDGHVLLTLGMQYGQYQHMSPFAYAACEAGLRLLADGGDLWGAALARESIGLLHRHAEQWPQALEHLRQAVTDAGRLGDRMSVTTAEQALAATYLAAGDRASARRLLTRTVCAFRELRHEWGEAISRRLLGKVHLEEGDAERAVAELEGSVAMLRGIGQPFPLANSLSLLARAHATLARHDRAAALGEEALRIFEHFDAAYADDLRERLTDWRSAAHAQ
- a CDS encoding alpha/beta fold hydrolase; protein product: MPARIAADPDTNVEVTGRRRSGSGTMGWSERKEDGMQAIQKVRHRRADVDGLEVFFREAGRPDQPAVLLLHGFPSSSHTFREVMPTLADVAHVIAPDLPGFGMSSSPTVDTYDYTFENLSRTIGNLLDQLGIERFFVYLHDFGAPVGYHLATRAPTRIHGLIVQSGNAHDDGLGGQWDSARAYWADPTDTKRAELPDWLNFEGTREQYLAGLPEHLRTLHAPESWHLDWERMSRPGNVDAQFALFTDYANHVARFDELAAYHRAHQPPALVLWGRHDAYFDVDEVLAYHRVLDRMDAHIYDGGHLLLETHAAECAQLMRAFVLDNT
- a CDS encoding metalloregulator ArsR/SmtB family transcription factor, producing the protein MDEVAAAIADPVRREILLMLRDEPLSAGQIADRFVISRPAVSRHLRVLREAGLVRDTADGRRRVYALVTAPLDELAGWLGRLTRPSGWQHRLDALETEVHRTRRERQTAAGRHPAQKETA
- a CDS encoding SRPBCC family protein; amino-acid sequence: MSPTPTGRLVGDDLVLTRTFRAPVADVWASLTDPARTARWFGPWQGDAAPGRTIKVQMAYEEGTPWMDMTIDACDPPRRLAVSAVDEHGSWHLDMTLVESAGVTELRFTQHLTGTEGVGEVGPGWEYYLDALAASHDGQPAPDFDDYYPAMKEHFEAQR